One genomic region from Stutzerimonas decontaminans encodes:
- a CDS encoding DUF2845 domain-containing protein — MGSKTAALILLAGALFGAAAEASMRCGTRLVHLGDTREQVEAKCGPADSQTFEEPSLRSDGVVQPGAVRIDRWAYGPRYGAHHHLRVIDGSLVEIRMERNP; from the coding sequence ATGGGTAGCAAGACGGCCGCACTCATACTGCTGGCTGGCGCGCTGTTTGGCGCGGCTGCAGAGGCTTCCATGAGGTGTGGCACGCGCTTGGTTCATCTGGGTGACACACGTGAGCAGGTCGAGGCCAAGTGCGGGCCCGCCGATAGCCAAACCTTCGAAGAACCGTCGCTGCGCAGCGACGGCGTCGTACAACCGGGTGCCGTCAGGATCGACCGCTGGGCCTACGGCCCGCGATACGGCGCGCACCACCATCTGCGCGTCATTGACGGCAGCCTGGTTGAAATCCGCATGGAGCGTAACCCGTAG